One Bartonella tribocorum CIP 105476 genomic window carries:
- a CDS encoding phage late control D family protein encodes MRTHPFIEVRVGENLVHEVFYQRLLTATITDHVGNEADTFEAEFDDSGNDLEIPSSNSALHVTFGYQNSIRAFMGRFVVESVVSIGGSDGEILRLCGKSASMRKELKEQASEHFDHKTIAEIVEALAKRHGYQAKVSPQFTKQTLPYVVRTDQSAVDFLTRLADRMRARFLIKDHKFLFLSGDNLPALDIHKHDCSSWEFTLEPRTQYGTIETSYFDRAKGQQCQVKHQTGFTGPVRRLRSCYPSQEEAQAAAASESDRLCRAVGSGSLTLAGRPEIMADQPLLLQGFRKEINGSWKAATVTHRYEKQSGYTTEITFEAPNQGKEQK; translated from the coding sequence ATGCGCACACATCCTTTTATTGAGGTGAGGGTGGGGGAGAATCTTGTCCATGAGGTTTTTTACCAGCGTCTTTTAACGGCAACCATTACCGATCATGTGGGCAATGAAGCCGATACATTTGAAGCGGAGTTTGATGATAGTGGCAATGATTTAGAGATTCCCTCCAGTAACAGCGCACTCCATGTCACCTTTGGCTATCAAAACAGCATCCGTGCCTTTATGGGGCGTTTTGTTGTTGAGTCGGTGGTGAGTATTGGGGGCAGTGATGGAGAGATTTTACGCCTTTGTGGCAAAAGTGCCTCGATGCGCAAAGAACTTAAAGAACAGGCGAGTGAACATTTTGACCACAAAACCATTGCTGAGATTGTTGAGGCCCTTGCCAAACGCCATGGTTATCAAGCAAAGGTCAGTCCACAATTTACCAAACAAACCTTGCCTTATGTGGTGCGCACCGATCAATCGGCGGTTGACTTTTTAACCCGCCTTGCGGACCGCATGCGGGCGCGTTTTTTAATCAAAGACCATAAGTTTTTATTTTTAAGCGGGGATAATTTACCAGCACTCGACATCCATAAGCATGACTGTTCCAGCTGGGAATTCACCCTAGAGCCGCGCACCCAATACGGCACCATCGAAACTTCTTATTTTGATCGCGCAAAAGGGCAACAATGCCAAGTCAAGCATCAAACAGGGTTTACTGGTCCCGTACGTCGTCTGCGCAGTTGTTATCCAAGTCAAGAAGAAGCACAAGCGGCGGCTGCCTCCGAGTCGGATCGCTTATGCCGTGCTGTAGGCAGTGGCTCCTTAACTCTTGCGGGACGCCCTGAAATCATGGCGGATCAACCGCTGCTGCTTCAAGGGTTCCGTAAAGAAATTAATGGGTCATGGAAAGCCGCTACCGTCACCCACCGCTATGAAAAACAAAGCGGTTACACAACAGAAATTACCTTTGAGGCACCAAATCAAGGAAAGGAACAAAAATAG
- a CDS encoding homoserine dehydrogenase: protein MAEALKVGIAGLGTVGTSVVQALYEKANSLACQCGRSIKVVAVSARDKGRNRGIDLSNIRWFDSSVEMAASDEIDVFVELIGGELDVVYTAVKKALEAGHHVVTANKALLARHGVELAIIAEQKGVFLHFEAAVAGGIPVIKAMRESLVSNHISRIYGILNGTCNYILTRMFTEGLSFKDCLADAQRLGYAEADPTFDIEGNDTAHKLALLTSLAFGTAVSLEDVYVEGIHNISQIDIRAADELGYRIKLLGVALKTDSGIEQRVHPTMVPTSSMIAQINGVTNALSIQSDLLGELLFSGPGAGGMATASAVIGDLADIAKARSGFHYAPVLRRPALELSPHKKARISHHAGGYFIRLNVHDRAGVFAAVARHMADNHISLESIVQRPFVENQIEKTIILITHETTEVNVRQALAEIEKDGHLVAKSQFIRIERMAEN, encoded by the coding sequence ATGGCAGAAGCTTTAAAAGTTGGCATTGCGGGACTTGGTACGGTTGGGACTTCAGTTGTTCAAGCTCTATATGAAAAAGCAAATAGTTTAGCTTGCCAATGTGGGCGATCCATCAAAGTCGTTGCTGTTAGTGCGCGCGATAAAGGACGTAATCGTGGAATTGATCTCAGTAATATAAGATGGTTTGATTCATCTGTAGAGATGGCTGCCTCCGACGAGATTGACGTTTTTGTAGAGTTAATTGGTGGTGAATTAGATGTGGTGTATACCGCTGTTAAGAAAGCACTTGAGGCAGGACATCATGTTGTGACAGCCAATAAAGCTCTTCTTGCTCGACATGGAGTAGAGCTGGCTATAATTGCAGAGCAAAAAGGTGTCTTTCTTCATTTTGAAGCAGCTGTTGCAGGAGGAATTCCTGTTATTAAAGCGATGAGAGAATCACTTGTCAGTAATCACATATCGCGGATTTATGGTATTCTCAATGGAACCTGTAACTATATATTAACACGTATGTTTACGGAGGGTCTTTCATTTAAAGATTGTTTAGCAGATGCACAGAGACTTGGTTATGCTGAAGCAGATCCAACTTTTGATATTGAGGGAAATGATACGGCTCATAAATTAGCTTTGTTGACAAGCCTAGCATTTGGAACAGCTGTTTCGTTAGAAGATGTTTATGTTGAAGGAATTCATAATATTTCGCAAATTGATATCCGAGCGGCTGATGAATTGGGGTATCGAATTAAGCTTTTAGGGGTTGCATTAAAAACGGATTCTGGAATAGAACAACGCGTTCATCCAACAATGGTCCCAACATCCTCAATGATTGCACAGATCAATGGTGTAACCAATGCTCTTTCTATTCAAAGTGATTTATTAGGCGAATTACTGTTTTCTGGTCCTGGCGCTGGAGGAATGGCAACGGCATCAGCCGTTATTGGTGATTTGGCTGATATCGCAAAAGCACGTTCTGGTTTTCACTATGCTCCTGTTTTAAGACGTCCAGCTTTAGAACTTTCTCCTCATAAAAAAGCACGCATTTCACATCATGCAGGTGGTTATTTTATTCGTTTAAATGTTCATGATCGTGCTGGTGTTTTTGCCGCGGTTGCAAGGCATATGGCTGATAATCACATTTCATTAGAGTCGATTGTTCAAAGACCTTTTGTAGAAAATCAGATTGAAAAAACGATTATTTTAATCACGCATGAAACAACAGAAGTGAATGTCCGACAGGCACTTGCAGAAATTGAAAAAGATGGGCATCTTGTTGCAAAATCTCAATTCATTCGTATTGAACGTATGGCAGAGAATTGA
- the glpX gene encoding class II fructose-bisphosphatase produces the protein MPTTQKILNGLDRILTLELVRVTERAAVAAARWRGRGDEKAADQAAVDAMRRELNRLPIEGTVVIGEGERDEAPMLYIGEKVGLQNGLAIDIALDPLEGTTLCAKNLANSLAVVAIAEKGSLLYAPDVYMNKIAIGPGYPKGVVDIDACPTDNIHALAKAKGVAVNQITVCIMERPRHEKLIDEVRATGASIRLIGDGDVAAVIDTTDSEETGIDLYMGIGGAPEGVLASAALRCIGGQMQGRLLLDTEEKIARAAKMGISDPNKVYTMEEMAKGDVLFAATGVTDGNMLSGVKFTPRYIQTETLVMRSHTGTIRNIKAQHRDHSKFD, from the coding sequence ATGCCCACAACTCAGAAGATTTTAAATGGACTTGATCGTATTTTGACACTTGAATTGGTACGCGTTACTGAACGTGCTGCTGTTGCTGCTGCGCGCTGGCGCGGACGTGGCGATGAAAAGGCTGCGGATCAAGCTGCTGTCGATGCAATGCGGCGGGAACTTAATCGATTGCCTATTGAGGGTACCGTGGTGATTGGTGAAGGTGAGCGGGATGAAGCGCCTATGCTCTATATTGGAGAAAAAGTAGGTCTTCAAAATGGGTTGGCAATTGATATTGCACTTGATCCACTCGAGGGAACGACACTTTGTGCTAAAAATCTTGCTAATTCTTTGGCAGTCGTTGCAATTGCTGAAAAGGGTAGCCTTCTTTACGCTCCTGATGTTTATATGAACAAAATTGCTATTGGTCCTGGTTATCCAAAGGGAGTGGTGGATATAGATGCTTGTCCTACCGATAATATTCATGCTCTTGCAAAGGCTAAGGGAGTGGCTGTTAATCAGATTACTGTTTGTATTATGGAGAGACCTCGTCATGAAAAATTGATTGATGAAGTACGAGCGACAGGGGCATCAATTCGCTTGATTGGTGATGGAGATGTTGCAGCTGTCATTGATACAACTGATTCAGAAGAAACAGGTATTGATCTTTATATGGGGATTGGTGGAGCGCCAGAGGGTGTTTTAGCTTCTGCTGCTTTGCGCTGCATTGGGGGACAGATGCAAGGTCGTTTGCTGCTTGATACAGAAGAAAAAATTGCTCGTGCAGCCAAGATGGGGATTAGTGATCCCAATAAGGTTTATACAATGGAAGAAATGGCAAAGGGTGATGTTTTATTCGCAGCAACAGGGGTAACAGATGGTAATATGCTTTCTGGTGTTAAATTCACGCCTCGCTACATTCAAACGGAAACTCTTGTGATGCGTTCCCATACGGGTACAATCCGTAATATTAAAGCACAGCATAGAGATCATTCAAAATTTGATTAA
- a CDS encoding NADP-dependent isocitrate dehydrogenase produces MAKIKVENPVVELDGDEMTRIIWKYIKDKLIHPYLDIDLKYYDLSVENRDATNDQVTIDSANAIKKYGVGIKCATITPDEARVKEFNLKKMWKSPNGTIRNILGGVIFREPIICKNVPRLVPNWTRPIIIGRHAFGDQYKATDFKFPSKGKLSIKFVGDDNQVIEHEVFDAPSAGVAMAMYNLDESIRDFARASFNYGLQRNVPVYLSTKNTILKTYDGRFKDIFQEIFDTEFKDEFENRQLSYEHRLIDDMVASALKWSGGYVWACKNYDGDVQSDIVAQGFGSLGLMTSVLMTPDGKIVEAEAAHGTVTRHYRQHQKGEETSTNSIASIFAWTRGLAHRAKLDNNEKLKNFATTLEEVCIKTVEEGFMTKDLALLIGPKQKWLSTTGFLDKIDENLKKAMDN; encoded by the coding sequence ATGGCAAAGATCAAAGTAGAAAACCCCGTCGTTGAACTCGATGGGGATGAAATGACCCGTATCATCTGGAAATATATCAAAGATAAATTAATCCATCCTTATCTCGACATTGATCTCAAATATTATGATCTTTCCGTCGAAAACCGTGATGCAACCAATGATCAAGTAACGATCGATTCTGCCAATGCTATCAAAAAATATGGGGTTGGTATAAAGTGTGCCACCATCACACCTGATGAAGCACGTGTTAAAGAATTTAACCTAAAAAAAATGTGGAAATCACCCAATGGTACCATCCGCAATATTTTAGGAGGAGTCATTTTTCGCGAACCTATTATCTGTAAAAATGTCCCTCGCCTTGTTCCTAACTGGACAAGGCCTATTATTATCGGACGTCACGCTTTCGGTGATCAGTATAAGGCAACGGATTTTAAATTTCCAAGCAAAGGGAAATTAAGTATTAAATTTGTCGGTGATGATAATCAAGTTATTGAGCATGAAGTTTTTGATGCCCCAAGCGCGGGGGTTGCCATGGCGATGTATAACCTTGATGAGTCAATTCGTGATTTTGCCCGCGCATCTTTTAATTATGGACTCCAGCGGAATGTTCCGGTTTATCTTTCAACAAAAAATACCATTCTAAAAACTTACGATGGTCGTTTTAAAGATATCTTTCAAGAGATATTTGATACAGAATTCAAAGATGAATTTGAAAACCGTCAATTATCTTACGAACACCGCCTCATTGATGATATGGTTGCTTCTGCATTAAAGTGGTCCGGTGGATACGTATGGGCATGTAAAAACTATGATGGTGATGTTCAATCTGATATTGTAGCACAAGGCTTTGGTTCTCTTGGTCTTATGACTTCCGTTCTCATGACACCAGACGGCAAAATTGTTGAAGCAGAGGCCGCACACGGCACCGTAACACGCCATTATCGCCAGCATCAAAAAGGTGAGGAAACATCAACGAATTCCATTGCCTCTATTTTTGCATGGACACGTGGATTAGCGCACCGTGCTAAACTAGATAACAATGAGAAATTAAAAAACTTTGCCACAACATTGGAAGAAGTTTGTATTAAAACCGTCGAAGAAGGTTTTATGACTAAAGATCTCGCACTTTTGATTGGACCTAAACAAAAATGGCTTTCTACAACAGGTTTCCTCGATAAAATTGATGAAAATCTTAAAAAGGCAATGGATAATTAA
- a CDS encoding phage tail protein — protein MRDPLLMLGPHLFYVDWLNFQSFEEEFSASWVCLERFGEAPGLQFTGYGNDPKTIHGVLFPEEFGDRVAIDAITRTIRAAKPVQMIRWMSDNGYSAILHGSVVITSVTKDHDYISRSGQSGRIRYAISLLPFFDGGKPQGQYQEGYDQYSQGGETP, from the coding sequence ATGAGAGATCCTTTGCTGATGTTAGGTCCACATCTCTTTTATGTAGACTGGCTTAATTTCCAATCGTTTGAGGAAGAGTTCTCTGCCTCCTGGGTTTGCTTAGAGCGTTTTGGTGAGGCTCCTGGTTTGCAATTTACCGGCTATGGCAATGATCCCAAAACCATCCACGGGGTGTTGTTTCCAGAAGAGTTTGGGGACCGGGTAGCGATAGATGCCATCACCAGAACCATTCGTGCAGCCAAGCCCGTTCAGATGATTCGTTGGATGAGTGACAACGGCTATAGTGCCATTCTCCATGGATCTGTAGTGATCACCAGTGTCACGAAAGACCATGATTACATCAGTCGCTCTGGTCAATCGGGGCGTATTCGCTATGCCATTAGCTTGTTACCGTTTTTCGATGGTGGAAAACCGCAAGGACAATACCAAGAGGGATATGATCAATATTCCCAAGGAGGAGAAACGCCATGA
- a CDS encoding DNA adenine methylase, producing the protein MDILHKEKLKSVEPISPAAAYIGGKRRLAKTIVKIIEDIPHSIYAEPFVGMGGIFFRRKLIPSTEIINDFSGDVVNFFRVLQRHYHPFIELLAFQISSRETFERLQTQNPETLTDLERALRFLYLQRLSFSGKVAERTFRVETDRCARFNPFKLEGILKLIYRRLARVIIEHLDWSDFIVRYDRPNTLFYLDPPYFGVEDYYGKDLFKREDYQTMSMLLAQLKGKFLLSLNDVPEIRKTFSQFHIKEVRTIYSCNLSNNAIPAKELIITNCDI; encoded by the coding sequence ATGGATATACTTCATAAGGAAAAATTAAAATCTGTTGAACCTATTTCACCAGCTGCTGCTTATATTGGGGGCAAAAGAAGATTAGCCAAAACCATTGTCAAAATCATTGAAGATATTCCACATAGCATTTATGCCGAGCCTTTCGTTGGTATGGGTGGAATATTCTTTAGACGGAAACTGATACCATCAACTGAAATTATCAATGATTTTTCAGGAGATGTGGTGAATTTTTTTCGGGTGTTACAACGCCATTATCACCCTTTTATAGAACTGTTAGCGTTTCAAATAAGCAGCCGTGAGACGTTTGAACGCTTACAGACACAAAATCCAGAAACGCTTACGGATTTAGAACGGGCTTTGCGGTTTTTATATTTGCAGCGTTTAAGTTTTAGTGGGAAAGTAGCAGAGCGTACGTTTAGAGTTGAGACAGACCGGTGTGCACGGTTTAATCCCTTCAAACTTGAAGGTATATTAAAGCTTATTTACCGCCGTTTAGCGAGAGTTATCATTGAACATTTAGATTGGTCTGATTTTATTGTGCGTTATGACCGGCCAAATACCTTGTTTTATCTTGATCCACCTTATTTTGGTGTTGAGGATTATTATGGCAAGGACTTGTTTAAGCGGGAGGATTACCAGACGATGTCTATGCTGCTTGCACAATTAAAGGGGAAGTTTCTTCTCTCTCTCAATGATGTGCCAGAGATTCGAAAAACCTTCAGTCAATTCCATATAAAAGAGGTAAGAACAATTTATTCCTGTAATTTGTCAAATAATGCGATTCCGGCAAAGGAACTCATCATTACCAATTGTGATATTTAG
- a CDS encoding branched-chain amino acid aminotransferase, whose protein sequence is MKSPISSLPFKIEKHPSPLSEEKREEVLKSPGFGQFFTDHMCTIQWTEDKGWHNAVISQYKALEINPASTVLHYGQEVFEGLKAYRAKDGRILLFRPDANAQRFIESAKRLAMPELPTDIFLDAVHQLVKVDQKWVSDHPNASLYIRPFMFGNENFLGVRPSQEYLFCIIASPVESYFKGEEKSVSVWIETEYSRAGPGGTGAAKCGGNYAASLLAQKIATENDCSQVLFLDMVEHKWIEELGGMNVCFIMENNTLVTPPLNGTILPGITRHSILQLAKQMGLTIEERPYSFATLQEDAKSGHLKEVFACGTAAVVTAIGRFRYKGGEFIIGNETVGEVTKQLRTQLVDLQKGNIEDKNGWVHSVQLSS, encoded by the coding sequence ATGAAATCTCCCATATCCTCACTTCCCTTTAAAATAGAAAAGCACCCATCACCTTTGTCAGAAGAAAAACGTGAAGAAGTTCTAAAAAGTCCCGGTTTTGGTCAATTTTTTACAGACCATATGTGTACTATTCAATGGACTGAAGATAAAGGCTGGCATAACGCCGTTATTTCTCAATACAAAGCTTTAGAAATTAATCCTGCAAGTACCGTCTTGCATTATGGACAGGAAGTTTTTGAAGGTTTAAAAGCATATCGTGCAAAAGATGGACGCATCTTGCTCTTCCGTCCTGATGCCAATGCACAGAGGTTTATAGAGTCAGCAAAACGGTTAGCCATGCCAGAATTACCAACAGATATTTTTCTGGATGCGGTTCATCAATTAGTAAAAGTTGATCAAAAATGGGTTTCTGATCATCCCAACGCTAGCCTCTATATCCGTCCATTTATGTTTGGCAATGAAAACTTTTTGGGCGTTCGCCCTTCTCAAGAATATCTTTTTTGTATCATAGCCTCTCCGGTTGAATCCTATTTCAAAGGAGAAGAAAAATCTGTCAGCGTCTGGATTGAAACAGAATATAGTCGTGCTGGCCCAGGAGGGACGGGTGCTGCCAAATGTGGTGGCAACTATGCAGCCAGCTTACTTGCACAAAAAATTGCAACCGAAAACGATTGTAGCCAAGTGCTCTTCCTTGATATGGTTGAACATAAATGGATTGAAGAACTTGGCGGTATGAATGTCTGCTTTATTATGGAAAATAATACACTCGTAACCCCTCCCCTTAATGGAACGATCCTTCCGGGAATAACACGTCATTCAATTTTACAATTGGCAAAACAAATGGGATTAACGATAGAAGAGCGTCCTTATTCTTTTGCAACGCTTCAAGAAGATGCAAAGAGTGGACATCTTAAAGAAGTCTTTGCTTGTGGTACAGCTGCTGTTGTCACAGCAATCGGCCGTTTCAGGTATAAAGGAGGAGAATTTATTATCGGAAATGAAACAGTTGGAGAAGTCACAAAGCAACTTCGGACACAATTAGTTGATCTTCAAAAAGGGAATATAGAAGATAAAAATGGCTGGGTGCATTCTGTCCAGCTCTCATCATAA
- a CDS encoding tail protein X yields the protein MKIPEKHLVVELEDMSLDLICFQHAMAVLGDRSQVGAIKGYCEATLQANPGIAGYGALLPRGLKVILPEFLSCEKNSVVKRLWD from the coding sequence ATGAAGATACCAGAAAAGCATCTCGTGGTAGAGCTAGAGGATATGAGTCTTGATCTAATCTGCTTTCAACATGCTATGGCTGTATTAGGAGACCGTTCTCAAGTTGGAGCGATCAAAGGTTATTGTGAAGCTACTTTGCAAGCCAATCCAGGTATTGCAGGGTATGGTGCTCTGTTGCCGCGGGGCTTAAAGGTCATTCTGCCTGAATTTTTATCATGTGAAAAGAACAGCGTGGTCAAAAGGCTATGGGATTAA